One genomic window of Arachis stenosperma cultivar V10309 chromosome 10, arast.V10309.gnm1.PFL2, whole genome shotgun sequence includes the following:
- the LOC130956398 gene encoding non-classical arabinogalactan protein 30, with protein MATVHFNILSILLLIVAFPYTEADYNIVPKTTEKKIEVVVESIVYCQSCEHLGTWSLNGAKPIPSAKASVTCNSHKGHVSYYKVFETDKNGYLYAPLEGFKMENYLLDHPLHSCYVKPIWSPLESCNLLSNLNYGLNGALLRFENKRLRGSKYEAVIYAAGPLAFRPSDCAQVHY; from the coding sequence ATGGCAACCGTACACTTCAATATCCTTTCTATCTTGCTTCTTATAGTTGCATTCCCTTATACAGAAGCTGATTATAATATTGTTCCAAAAACAAcagagaagaaaatagaggTGGTGGTGGAATCCATAGTGTACTGTCAAAGTTGTGAGCACCTTGGAACATGGTCATTGAATGGAGCAAAGCCAATTCCTTCAGCAAAAGCAAGTGTAACCTGCAATAGCCATAAGGGTCATGTTAGCTACTACAAGGTCTTTGAGACAGATAAAAATGGTTACCTATATGCACCACTTGAAGGGTTCAAGATGGAGAATTATCTACTTGATCACCCTCTGCACTCTTGTTATGTTAAGCCTATTTGGTCCCCGCTTGAGAGTTGTAACCTTCTCTCAAATTTGAATTATGGTCTGAATGGCGCTTTGCTTCGATTCGAGAACAAGAGATTGCGTGGAAGCAAATATGAGGCAGTTATCTATGCTGCAGGACCGTTGGCTTTCCGTCCCTCTGACTGTGCCCAGGTTCACTACTAG